One part of the Methanococcoides sp. AM1 genome encodes these proteins:
- a CDS encoding class II SORL domain-containing protein, with protein MNFGELVKGKDIEAETAMKEKHIPTIDILEGHGGTDANLIRVIVGKDTAHPNTVEHHIAWVELYGRKDSGEVVNLGRVNFSPGNTRPDCRFKLENIGEYKAFCALGYCNIHGLWENCIEI; from the coding sequence TTGAATTTTGGAGAGTTAGTTAAAGGAAAGGACATTGAAGCAGAAACCGCAATGAAGGAGAAACATATACCTACAATCGATATTCTTGAAGGTCATGGGGGAACAGATGCAAACCTTATTCGGGTAATCGTAGGTAAAGATACAGCACATCCAAATACCGTTGAGCATCACATTGCATGGGTAGAACTTTATGGCAGGAAAGATAGCGGCGAAGTCGTTAACCTCGGAAGAGTTAACTTCAGCCCGGGAAATACAAGACCTGACTGCCGGTTCAAGCTCGAGAACATTGGTGAATACAAGGCATTCTGTGCTCTTGGATATTGTAACATCCACGGCCTGTGGGAAAACTGCATTGAGATATGA
- a CDS encoding 4Fe-4S binding protein → MQKSEKGERFRLSLQLVGLAIFIYFGSQSTFYVVLLSVPVALLFGPVYCGWMCPRGMFQNIIGSMGKRVLGKRYNTLVPKRVHKTLLYFRYVVLLFLLTALVLHKFQFIDDIIMETVVIDGLLLIMAVSILLSFFVDRAACRYFCKEGAAASLTNLVKIRKIRRDPSLCNSCGICDRLCPMWIDVSEKDVVRDTACISCMKCVQKCPLDALKVE, encoded by the coding sequence TTGCAAAAGAGCGAAAAGGGTGAGAGGTTCAGGCTGAGCCTACAGCTCGTTGGCCTTGCTATCTTCATCTATTTTGGTTCGCAGTCAACATTCTATGTTGTTCTCCTGTCCGTTCCCGTTGCTCTGCTATTCGGTCCGGTCTATTGTGGCTGGATGTGCCCAAGGGGCATGTTCCAGAACATCATTGGTTCTATGGGAAAAAGGGTCCTGGGTAAAAGATACAACACACTGGTTCCGAAAAGAGTCCATAAAACGTTACTGTATTTCCGCTACGTAGTATTACTCTTTTTATTAACCGCTCTGGTGCTGCATAAGTTTCAGTTTATTGATGATATCATTATGGAAACTGTGGTAATAGATGGTCTGCTACTGATCATGGCGGTGTCGATACTTCTTTCCTTTTTCGTGGACAGAGCTGCATGCAGGTATTTCTGTAAGGAAGGTGCAGCTGCCTCGTTGACGAACCTTGTTAAGATCAGGAAGATAAGGCGTGACCCTTCGCTCTGTAATTCATGTGGGATATGTGATAGGCTATGTCCCATGTGGATCGATGTGTCAGAAAAGGATGTTGTCAGGGACACTGCCTGCATCAGTTGTATGAAGTGTGTTCAAAAATGTCCTTTGGATGCGCTTAAAGTTGAATGA
- a CDS encoding YbhB/YbcL family Raf kinase inhibitor-like protein, protein MHTFTKIVILVTIMLSIATSGCATNGTDEPEPIPDIIENQDHVAEQDSTDNINKEQSTFKISTSAFENNGEIPSRYTCDGDNINPELIPGILPKGTENLVLIVDDTDAPGGMFTHWIVWNIEPGSMIRENTIPGVQGLNDFKTTDYAGPCPPSGTHRYFFRIYALDTMLDLVSGSTRTDLEQAMQDHIIAEAELMGTYSRE, encoded by the coding sequence ATGCACACATTTACGAAGATCGTTATATTGGTCACAATAATGCTATCCATAGCAACATCAGGCTGTGCAACCAATGGTACTGATGAACCTGAGCCAATACCGGACATAATTGAGAACCAAGATCATGTGGCAGAGCAAGATAGCACTGACAACATCAACAAAGAGCAGAGCACATTCAAGATATCAACCAGCGCCTTTGAGAACAACGGAGAGATTCCCTCACGTTACACCTGCGATGGGGACAACATTAATCCGGAACTCATCCCCGGCATCCTGCCTAAAGGTACCGAGAACCTTGTCCTGATAGTTGATGATACCGATGCTCCGGGAGGGATGTTCACCCACTGGATAGTATGGAACATTGAGCCGGGATCTATGATCAGGGAGAACACAATTCCGGGAGTGCAGGGACTTAACGACTTTAAGACCACAGACTACGCCGGACCATGTCCACCTTCAGGAACTCATCGTTACTTTTTCAGAATATATGCACTGGACACCATGCTTGATCTTGTATCAGGCTCCACAAGAACAGATCTGGAACAGGCAATGCAGGATCACATCATTGCAGAGGCCGAACTAATGGGAACTTACTCCAGAGAGTAA
- a CDS encoding cupin domain-containing protein — protein MKRTEYSRVEPFTTKDGSIIRELMHPNIGGKNSQSLAEATVPVGCMTLEHRHHESEEIYHITTGSGLMTLGDEVFEVSVGDTILIDPCVAHKIENTGAGELKILCCCSPAYSHEDTELLE, from the coding sequence ATGAAGAGAACTGAATACTCGCGAGTCGAACCATTCACCACAAAGGATGGCTCGATAATACGTGAATTGATGCATCCGAACATCGGTGGCAAGAACAGTCAAAGCCTTGCCGAGGCAACCGTTCCGGTGGGATGCATGACTCTTGAACACCGGCATCATGAGTCTGAGGAGATCTACCATATAACAACTGGAAGCGGTCTCATGACTCTGGGGGATGAGGTGTTCGAAGTGAGTGTCGGCGATACCATACTGATCGATCCATGTGTTGCTCACAAGATCGAAAATACGGGGGCGGGGGAATTGAAGATACTATGTTGCTGTTCCCCGGCTTATTCTCATGAGGATACTGAACTGCTGGAATAA